One Microscilla marina ATCC 23134 DNA window includes the following coding sequences:
- a CDS encoding leucine-rich repeat domain-containing protein, with product MKLLLYFTLFLLLTTVTIQAQENKVYMSLTEALKTPEQVYKLNLEHNQLTTLPANIGELKNLKKLNLEYNQLTTLPASFAKLQNLEELNLTRNKFTTLPASVTKLQNLEELNLTDNLSLKKLPDNIEQLKNLQKLNLTSNLSLKKLPENITQLKKLKVLNLNGSSRIILPANIQLPESLRILHMNDHLLTTLPENFSQLHNLKVLNLKSSGLVALPNNIGQLKNLTILNLRENYLTKLPTSIGQLKSLEKLDLQGNQLTILPISIGQLKSLKKLDLGANQLTTLPTSIGQLKNLQQLFLEVNTLTSLLDDIGKLKQLKVLNLRRNRLTTLPNSIGRLKSLRWLSLSSNKLTRLPKSFGQLKKLEELNLEGNYFQTMLTILGQLKSLKKLYLASNNLTTLPENIGQLPELQYLTLVRNKLDRLPESIGQLQELQYLDLRRNRLSTLPESLGQLKKLEELNIGANPLVTLPNSIGKLKNLKKLYLATANQTPKSFASITQITSLEELYLLVNRLDTLPTSIQKLKNLKKLNLLYNQISIVPESIGKLKNLQALILGNNKLTVLTQNIGQLESILRLDLSSNKLTTLPQSIGKLKKLKQLNLSYNNLKSLPEHIGQLKNLKDLNLRKNPISATEKEKIKKWLPKCNIQF from the coding sequence ATGAAATTACTACTCTATTTCACTCTATTTTTACTGTTGACTACAGTGACCATTCAGGCACAGGAAAATAAAGTTTATATGTCTTTGACTGAAGCTCTGAAAACTCCTGAACAAGTTTATAAATTAAACTTAGAACATAATCAACTCACAACTTTGCCTGCAAATATTGGAGAGCTAAAAAATTTAAAAAAATTAAACTTAGAATATAATCAACTCACAACTTTGCCTGCGAGTTTTGCGAAACTTCAAAATTTAGAAGAGTTGAATTTAACACGTAATAAATTCACAACTTTGCCTGCGAGTGTTACAAAGCTTCAAAATTTAGAAGAGTTGAATTTAACAGATAATCTTAGCTTAAAGAAATTACCTGATAATATAGAACAGCTCAAAAATTTGCAAAAGTTGAACTTAACATCTAATCTTAGCTTAAAGAAATTACCTGAAAATATTACACAGCTTAAAAAACTGAAGGTATTAAACTTAAATGGAAGTTCACGAATTATCTTGCCTGCCAATATCCAATTACCAGAAAGCTTGAGAATATTACATATGAACGACCATCTGCTAACTACTTTACCAGAAAACTTTTCACAACTTCACAACTTGAAAGTATTAAACTTAAAAAGTAGTGGCTTGGTAGCTTTGCCTAATAATATTGGACAACTCAAAAATCTAACAATATTAAATCTAAGAGAGAATTATCTTACCAAATTACCTACAAGCATAGGGCAGCTCAAAAGCCTGGAAAAACTAGATTTACAAGGAAATCAGCTAACAATTTTACCTATAAGCATAGGGCAACTCAAAAGCTTGAAAAAACTAGATTTAGGAGCAAACCAGCTAACAACCTTACCTACAAGCATAGGGCAACTTAAAAACTTGCAGCAGCTTTTTTTAGAAGTCAATACATTGACTAGTTTATTAGATGATATTGGCAAACTTAAACAGTTGAAAGTATTAAATTTAAGGAGAAATCGGCTTACAACTTTACCTAACAGTATTGGACGACTTAAAAGCTTACGTTGGTTAAGTCTAAGTTCAAATAAATTAACCAGGTTACCCAAGAGTTTTGGACAACTCAAGAAGCTGGAAGAACTAAATTTAGAAGGAAATTATTTTCAAACTATGCTGACTATATTAGGTCAGTTAAAATCTTTAAAAAAATTATATTTAGCAAGTAATAACCTAACCACATTACCAGAAAATATAGGGCAACTTCCTGAATTACAATACCTGACGTTGGTTCGTAATAAATTGGATAGGTTACCAGAAAGCATAGGACAGCTTCAGGAATTACAATATCTGGATTTAAGAAGAAATAGGCTCTCTACTTTACCTGAAAGCTTGGGGCAGTTGAAAAAATTAGAAGAATTGAATATAGGTGCTAACCCACTTGTAACTTTGCCTAACAGCATTGGAAAACTCAAAAACTTGAAAAAATTATATTTAGCAACTGCTAATCAGACACCTAAATCATTTGCAAGTATTACACAAATTACAAGCCTGGAAGAATTATATTTATTAGTCAATCGCTTGGATACTTTACCTACAAGTATTCAGAAACTTAAAAACTTGAAAAAATTGAATTTATTATATAACCAAATCTCTATTGTGCCTGAGAGCATTGGAAAACTCAAAAACTTGCAAGCTTTAATATTGGGGAATAATAAATTAACTGTACTAACTCAAAATATTGGACAACTTGAAAGCATACTCCGGTTAGATTTAAGTTCTAATAAACTTACTACATTACCTCAAAGCATTGGAAAACTCAAAAAATTAAAGCAACTGAACCTCTCATATAATAATTTAAAGAGTTTACCTGAGCATATTGGACAGCTGAAAAATCTGAAAGATTTAAACTTAAGAAAAAACCCTATATCAGCAACTGAAAAAGAAAAAATAAAGAAATGGCTACCTAAGTGTAATATTCAGTTTTGA
- the lpdA gene encoding dihydrolipoyl dehydrogenase, whose product MTYDVTVIGSGPGGYVAAIRASQLGFKTAIIEKSATLGGTCLNVGCIPSKALLDSSEHYYNAKKSFKTHGIKLKDLEVDMPQMIKRKGDVVDQNTSGIRFLMKKNNIDEFHGWGSFVDKNTIKVTNDKGETQEVKTKKVIIATGSEPTSLPNIDFDGERIISSTEALEITKVPETMVIIGAGVIATELGSVYARLGTKVTMIEYLDAAIPSMDRTMSKELTKSLKKIGIKFFFSHRVTNIVNKGGHTEVTAVNKKEEEVKFTGEYCLVAIGRRPYTEKLGLENIGVQTERGRIPVNEHLETSVPGIYAIGDVVRGAMLAHKAEEEGVFVAEAMAGQKPHMNYLLIPGVVYTWPEVASVGYTEEQLKDNKHEYKVGTFPYRALGRSRASMDIEGLVKILADKTTDEILGVHIIGARAADMIMEGVVAMEFKASAEDIARISHPHPTYTEAFKEACLAATENRPIHM is encoded by the coding sequence ATGACTTACGACGTTACAGTAATAGGGTCAGGTCCGGGTGGCTATGTTGCAGCCATCAGAGCTTCTCAATTAGGTTTTAAAACAGCCATTATCGAAAAATCTGCTACCTTAGGGGGCACCTGCCTCAATGTAGGTTGTATTCCCTCAAAAGCATTGCTTGATTCTTCTGAGCATTATTACAACGCTAAAAAATCATTTAAAACCCATGGTATCAAACTCAAAGACCTTGAGGTAGACATGCCACAAATGATTAAAAGAAAAGGTGATGTAGTAGACCAAAATACCAGTGGCATTCGGTTTTTGATGAAGAAAAACAATATTGATGAGTTTCATGGTTGGGGGTCTTTTGTTGATAAAAACACCATTAAAGTAACCAATGACAAGGGTGAAACTCAAGAAGTGAAAACCAAAAAGGTAATTATTGCCACTGGTTCAGAGCCTACTTCTTTGCCTAATATTGACTTTGATGGTGAACGCATCATCTCTTCTACTGAAGCACTTGAAATTACCAAAGTTCCTGAAACAATGGTCATCATAGGGGCTGGGGTAATTGCTACCGAGTTGGGGTCGGTGTATGCGCGCTTGGGCACTAAAGTAACTATGATAGAGTACCTGGATGCGGCTATTCCAAGTATGGATCGCACAATGAGCAAGGAGCTGACCAAGTCGCTTAAAAAAATAGGCATTAAGTTCTTTTTTAGCCACAGAGTAACCAATATTGTAAACAAAGGGGGACACACAGAAGTTACTGCAGTGAACAAAAAAGAAGAAGAAGTAAAGTTTACTGGAGAATACTGCCTGGTGGCAATAGGACGACGCCCTTACACTGAGAAACTAGGGCTTGAAAACATTGGTGTTCAAACCGAGCGGGGACGTATTCCGGTAAACGAACACCTCGAAACCAGCGTGCCAGGGATATACGCCATAGGCGACGTAGTACGTGGGGCTATGTTGGCTCATAAAGCCGAAGAGGAAGGTGTTTTTGTAGCCGAGGCAATGGCAGGACAAAAACCTCACATGAATTATTTGCTTATACCAGGCGTAGTGTATACCTGGCCAGAAGTAGCCAGTGTAGGCTATACCGAAGAGCAACTCAAAGACAACAAACATGAATATAAAGTAGGTACATTTCCTTACCGTGCACTGGGACGCTCGCGGGCTAGTATGGACATAGAGGGTTTGGTAAAGATATTGGCCGATAAAACAACCGATGAAATATTAGGGGTACACATCATAGGGGCACGTGCTGCCGATATGATTATGGAAGGGGTAGTAGCAATGGAGTTTAAAGCATCTGCTGAAGACATTGCCCGCATATCTCACCCACACCCTACTTATACTGAAGCTTTTAAAGAAGCTTGCCTTGCCGCAACAGAAAATCGCCCTATACACATGTAA
- a CDS encoding two-component regulator propeller domain-containing protein: MRITVTIALLSTLLLNGCGVFAQPQFNVKHYTTDNGLPHNIGYGLLQDRKGYIWIGTDDGLARFDGKSFKVYRTDDGLLSNYIIDIVEDRQGVLWLGSWKGGVNCIKDDSVFTPTLNKPLFRVAYIAKDKNQLFLSDLGNTVRHYTLNKNQWLNRPSGLVYLTHDTTLTYAQKKQTKKLINVLNVQIHLASDGTPLFFGKFPGVWQYQNDQIFTPFCSNIIRNDSITHLSQDTQGRYWLGTQGKILIIDAQKQLDKTYHHLPNESIYSIKVASSGVIYFLTNYHKFSHRGFYSYNPTTQELTDLKKALKLKTTPVAIEIDKEDNVWLTTNGDGVYCISPSLFQHYDQKDGLPNVFIRNVKEDNAGNIYVGTIDGLVRYQNGKFVNQQVLDHSSRYQVLRMFLDRRHNVLTSVAPSELNTSNNIFLYKVAHKTSTKLYNASFYNPSYVDQQNRLWSFTNKSIFWYPYPKKSPFKVPYYYFKKGLIVSQIFEHEGQHWLASNQGLLAFDTHKRPNLRFLDTLNTRQGLISNDVNVVKKAPDGALWIGTKTGLCRLKNGQITCFTQAKDGLIHNNCTQLEFDRYNRLWIGTLQGLSCFDGQSFINYSHKTGLIASDINCLFADSKQKLWVGTSKGISVLDIRASLKRIPLAKVYIDQLLLNDVPQEIHSTLRVNYPSNLKIYFNALSYTYPKGIRYQYRLNKGKWKNVPQQVIEYNAFEQGNYIIEIRAKKFNSGWSLPKNILLIVRPPMWLTWWAISLYIIVGLFMMWGVIRWRSATLVKEKLKLEQVVVQRTYELAQQKEEIASQAEKLKVLNQVQSNFFSGISHELRTPLTLIVEPAEKLLQYNQEEPGKRYTQTILGNAQRLLRLINQLMDFSKLESGKMTLQLSNNSLYQLLVEVIASFELLAQQKNIELKLTASNQALHYKFDHDKVEKVVFNLISNALKFTPTQGNIEVHLWQSPDEVKITVTDTGIGIAPADLPFVFDRFYQVDGSTTKNYPGTGIGLALVKELVELHEGSIEVTSQENKGSTFVVKFPFTSVSASEGISVVIDTPLYGTPVASTPLANASPEPGSQPGTINLPTVLVTEDNSELRQFIASELIGTYRVIEATNGAEGIERAIKQLPDLIITDIMMPQTDGFELVNTLRNNPATSHIPIIILSAKASPESKLKGLEIGSDDYLTKPFSSKELLLKVRNIIGRKEKLWQVFQQSLTKPNLPIEPSQVTATSMDEALLQKALEIVEVHLNNTAFDVTLFCQEMGMSRSSLHQKLKALTNMSTTEFIRSIRLKRAASLIQQQSGRIEEIAFQTGFNDVSYFNRCFKKQFGMTPKKYQQPNT; encoded by the coding sequence ATGAGAATTACTGTAACTATAGCTTTACTATCAACCCTTTTACTAAACGGCTGTGGGGTGTTTGCCCAGCCCCAGTTCAACGTAAAACACTATACAACTGACAACGGGTTGCCCCATAACATAGGCTATGGGCTACTGCAAGACCGTAAGGGGTATATTTGGATTGGTACTGATGATGGCTTGGCACGATTTGATGGAAAGAGTTTTAAAGTCTATCGTACTGATGATGGCTTATTGAGCAATTATATCATCGATATAGTAGAAGATCGCCAAGGAGTACTGTGGTTGGGTAGTTGGAAAGGTGGGGTTAACTGTATAAAGGACGATTCAGTATTTACACCGACGCTTAACAAACCTCTGTTTAGGGTAGCCTATATTGCCAAGGATAAAAATCAACTATTTTTATCAGATTTAGGTAATACAGTACGTCATTACACCCTCAATAAAAACCAATGGCTCAATCGTCCTTCTGGCTTAGTTTACCTTACTCACGACACTACTCTTACCTATGCGCAGAAGAAACAAACTAAAAAACTGATCAATGTACTCAATGTGCAAATACACTTGGCAAGTGATGGTACACCTTTATTTTTTGGCAAATTCCCTGGAGTTTGGCAATACCAAAACGACCAAATTTTTACTCCTTTTTGCAGCAACATTATTCGCAATGATTCTATTACTCACCTTTCGCAAGATACCCAAGGAAGGTACTGGTTGGGGACTCAAGGCAAAATACTGATAATTGATGCCCAAAAGCAATTGGATAAAACATACCATCATTTGCCCAATGAAAGTATTTATAGCATAAAAGTAGCCTCTTCGGGCGTGATTTACTTTCTCACTAACTATCACAAATTTAGTCATCGAGGGTTTTATAGCTACAACCCAACCACTCAAGAACTAACTGATTTAAAAAAAGCCCTCAAGCTCAAAACAACCCCTGTTGCCATAGAAATAGACAAAGAAGATAATGTATGGCTCACTACCAACGGCGATGGAGTGTATTGTATTAGTCCTTCATTGTTTCAACACTACGATCAAAAAGATGGCTTACCCAATGTCTTTATCAGAAATGTAAAAGAAGATAATGCTGGTAACATATACGTAGGTACTATTGATGGTTTGGTGCGCTACCAAAACGGGAAATTTGTCAATCAACAAGTACTTGACCATTCCTCTCGCTATCAAGTACTTAGAATGTTTTTAGATCGCCGCCACAATGTTTTGACATCAGTAGCTCCTTCAGAGTTGAATACTTCCAATAACATATTTTTGTATAAAGTAGCACACAAGACATCAACAAAACTCTACAATGCTTCTTTTTATAACCCATCATATGTAGACCAACAAAACCGCCTCTGGAGCTTTACTAACAAAAGTATTTTTTGGTATCCTTACCCAAAAAAATCACCGTTCAAAGTCCCTTATTATTATTTTAAAAAAGGGCTGATAGTCTCACAAATATTTGAGCATGAGGGGCAACACTGGCTTGCCTCTAACCAAGGTCTACTGGCTTTTGATACGCATAAGCGTCCAAATTTACGTTTTTTAGATACCCTCAACACTCGCCAGGGCTTGATTAGTAATGATGTAAATGTGGTAAAAAAAGCGCCTGATGGGGCATTATGGATAGGTACCAAAACAGGGTTGTGTCGCCTTAAAAATGGACAAATCACTTGTTTTACTCAAGCAAAAGATGGATTGATACATAATAACTGTACCCAACTAGAGTTTGACCGATATAACCGTTTATGGATAGGCACTCTTCAGGGTTTATCGTGTTTTGATGGACAAAGCTTTATCAATTATAGCCATAAAACAGGACTCATTGCCTCTGACATTAACTGCTTGTTTGCTGATAGTAAACAAAAACTTTGGGTAGGTACAAGCAAAGGCATATCGGTGTTAGACATTCGTGCATCGCTCAAAAGAATTCCCCTTGCCAAGGTATACATAGACCAGCTTCTACTGAATGATGTGCCACAAGAGATTCATTCTACACTAAGGGTTAATTATCCCTCTAACCTCAAAATCTATTTTAATGCATTGAGCTATACTTACCCCAAGGGCATAAGGTACCAATACCGTTTGAATAAGGGCAAGTGGAAAAACGTCCCCCAGCAAGTAATAGAGTACAACGCTTTTGAACAGGGGAATTATATTATTGAGATAAGGGCTAAAAAATTTAACAGTGGATGGTCACTGCCTAAGAACATTTTGCTCATTGTACGCCCCCCTATGTGGCTTACCTGGTGGGCAATCAGCTTGTACATTATAGTGGGGTTATTTATGATGTGGGGGGTGATCAGGTGGCGGTCAGCCACATTGGTAAAAGAAAAACTAAAGCTAGAACAGGTGGTCGTTCAACGAACTTATGAGCTTGCCCAGCAAAAAGAAGAAATTGCTTCACAAGCCGAAAAACTCAAAGTATTGAACCAGGTACAGTCCAACTTTTTTTCTGGCATTTCGCACGAGTTAAGGACCCCACTCACGCTTATTGTAGAACCTGCCGAAAAGCTACTACAATATAACCAAGAAGAGCCTGGGAAAAGGTATACACAAACGATACTTGGCAATGCCCAACGATTGCTCAGACTTATCAATCAATTGATGGATTTCTCGAAATTGGAAAGTGGTAAAATGACTTTGCAGCTTAGTAACAACAGTTTATACCAGTTGTTGGTAGAGGTAATAGCATCGTTTGAACTGCTTGCCCAGCAAAAAAACATTGAGCTTAAGCTTACTGCATCAAATCAGGCTTTACACTATAAGTTTGATCACGACAAGGTCGAGAAAGTAGTTTTTAATTTAATTAGCAATGCCCTAAAGTTTACCCCAACACAAGGAAACATAGAGGTTCATTTGTGGCAAAGCCCTGATGAGGTAAAGATCACTGTTACTGATACAGGCATTGGCATTGCTCCTGCAGATTTGCCTTTTGTATTTGATCGTTTTTATCAGGTAGATGGCTCTACTACCAAAAACTACCCAGGAACAGGCATTGGGCTTGCCTTGGTAAAAGAGCTGGTAGAGCTACACGAAGGCAGCATTGAAGTAACCAGCCAGGAAAACAAGGGAAGTACATTTGTGGTGAAGTTCCCCTTTACCTCAGTCAGTGCTAGTGAGGGCATCTCAGTAGTTATTGATACTCCACTGTATGGTACACCAGTAGCCTCTACCCCACTAGCAAATGCTTCTCCTGAGCCAGGTAGCCAGCCAGGTACTATCAACCTGCCTACAGTATTAGTCACAGAAGATAATTCTGAGTTACGGCAATTTATTGCCTCTGAGCTCATCGGTACTTATCGAGTAATAGAAGCCACCAACGGGGCAGAAGGCATTGAGCGGGCAATCAAGCAGTTGCCCGACTTGATTATCACCGACATTATGATGCCTCAAACAGATGGTTTTGAGCTGGTAAATACACTCAGGAACAACCCTGCAACAAGCCATATTCCTATCATTATTTTATCGGCTAAAGCCTCTCCCGAAAGCAAGCTCAAAGGGTTAGAAATCGGGAGTGATGACTACCTTACCAAACCATTTAGCTCAAAAGAACTCTTGCTAAAAGTAAGAAACATTATAGGCAGAAAAGAAAAACTATGGCAGGTTTTTCAACAAAGCCTGACTAAACCCAACCTACCTATTGAACCTTCGCAGGTAACTGCCACCTCTATGGATGAGGCATTGCTACAAAAAGCACTTGAAATAGTAGAAGTTCACCTTAACAATACCGCCTTTGATGTTACACTTTTTTGTCAGGAAATGGGCATGAGTCGCTCTAGTTTGCACCAAAAACTCAAGGCTTTGACCAATATGTCTACTACCGAGTTTATCAGAAGCATTCGGCTAAAAAGAGCGGCTTCATTGATTCAACAACAAAGTGGACGGATAGAAGAGATTGCATTTCAGACAGGCTTCAATGATGTATCTTATTTTAACCGTTGTTTTAAAAAACAATTTGGGATGACGCCAAAAAAATACCAACAACCAAATACATAA
- a CDS encoding methylmalonyl-CoA mutase family protein: MTDKIKPYKPKNHIRVVTAASLFDGHDAAINIMRRIIQASGAEVIHLGHNRSVAEVVDCAIQEDAQAIAMTSYQGGHVEYLKYMYDLLKERGANIKIFGGGGGTILPSEAEELHQYGIDKIYSPDDGRDLGLQGMINHLLETSDFSTYKTRQKKLQTAGDINGQEALAEEVPTHSLNELVDSLPKRNPLELARLISVAENYPEEFETIRKDLSKKVANSQAPVLGITGTGGAGKSSLVDELVRRYLLDFEDKTIAVISVDPSKRKTGGALLGDRIRMNSISNGRVYMRSLATRQSNLALSRHVQDAIDICKASGFDLVIVETSGIGQSDTEIVDHSDASLYVMTAEYGAATQLEKIDMLDFADMIAINKFDKRGSLDALRDVRKQYKRNKLEFDTPDEELPIFGSIASQFNDPGTNTLYRRLMDKIVERTGAEHLKSGFSISEAMSEKIFIIPPDRVRYLAEICEDSAKYDSFVDEQANIARRMYQLKGTIDQLRANIGKKTIEFVEESEEVVHAIEHVQGEPDYLKDLIDMYNDLESRLDNECKASLKGWADTIKRYKADKYQFQVRDRVIEQDLYHTSLSGTRVPKVSLPRYQDWGDILRWILTENAPGFFPYSAGVFPLKRQGEDPTRMFAGEGGPERTNRRFHYVSKGLPAKRLSTAFDSVTLYGNNPDHRPDIYGKIGNSGVSVATLDDAKKLYSGFDLCNPKTSVSMTINGPAPMLLGFFMNAAVDQQCEMYIKENGLEAEVEAKIEKIYADKGVERPRYNGDLPEGNDGLGLMLLGVSGDQVLPADVYAQIKASAISKVRGTVQADILKEDQAQNTCIFSTEFALRMMGDIQQYFIDHKIRNFYSVSISGYHIAEAGANPITQLALTLSNGFTFVEYYLSRGMHIDDFAPNFSYFFSNGIDPEYSVIGRVARRIWAKAIKHKYGGNERSQKLKYHIQTSGRSLHAQEIGFNDIRTTLQALYAIYDNCNSLHTNAYDEAITTPTEESVRRAMAIQLIINHELGLAKNENPLQGAFIIEELTDLVEQAVLTEFKSISERGGVLGAMERMYQRAKIQEESMHYEMKKHTGELPLIGVNTFLDPNGSPTIVPDEVIRSTTEEKEFAITTRDAFHQRNEEIGKQRLKELQQTAIENGNMFDALMEAAKVCSLGQMSDALYEVGGQYRRNM; encoded by the coding sequence ATGACCGACAAGATAAAACCCTATAAACCCAAAAACCACATCCGGGTGGTAACAGCCGCTTCTCTGTTTGATGGGCACGATGCTGCTATCAACATTATGCGACGTATTATTCAGGCTTCTGGTGCTGAGGTAATTCACCTTGGTCATAACCGTAGCGTAGCCGAAGTGGTAGACTGTGCCATTCAGGAAGATGCCCAGGCTATAGCCATGACCTCGTACCAGGGAGGACATGTAGAGTATTTGAAGTATATGTATGACTTGCTCAAAGAGCGTGGGGCAAACATTAAAATATTTGGCGGTGGTGGTGGTACTATTTTGCCCTCTGAGGCAGAAGAACTTCACCAGTATGGCATTGATAAAATATACTCGCCTGACGACGGGCGTGACCTAGGGTTGCAGGGGATGATTAACCACTTGTTGGAAACGTCAGATTTTTCGACATATAAAACCCGCCAGAAAAAGCTGCAAACTGCTGGAGATATTAATGGACAAGAGGCTTTGGCAGAAGAGGTGCCTACCCACTCATTGAACGAACTCGTTGACAGCCTGCCCAAACGTAACCCGCTTGAGCTTGCCCGTTTGATTTCAGTAGCCGAAAACTACCCGGAAGAATTTGAGACAATTCGTAAAGATTTAAGTAAAAAAGTAGCCAACTCGCAAGCGCCAGTACTGGGTATTACCGGAACGGGTGGTGCTGGTAAATCTTCGTTGGTAGATGAGTTGGTTCGTCGTTATTTACTTGATTTTGAAGATAAAACCATTGCGGTTATATCAGTAGACCCTTCTAAAAGAAAAACTGGAGGGGCATTATTGGGCGATCGCATCCGAATGAACTCTATCAGCAATGGCAGGGTATACATGCGTTCTTTGGCCACTCGTCAGTCTAACCTTGCCTTGAGTCGCCATGTACAAGATGCCATTGATATTTGTAAAGCGTCAGGCTTTGACCTAGTGATTGTGGAAACTTCGGGTATTGGGCAATCTGATACAGAGATTGTAGACCACTCTGATGCATCGCTCTATGTAATGACGGCTGAGTATGGAGCTGCCACCCAGTTGGAGAAAATAGATATGTTAGACTTTGCTGATATGATTGCTATCAACAAATTCGACAAACGAGGTTCGTTAGATGCCTTGCGTGATGTACGTAAGCAATACAAACGCAACAAACTGGAGTTTGACACACCTGACGAAGAATTACCCATCTTTGGTTCTATTGCTTCTCAGTTCAACGACCCAGGTACCAACACTTTGTACCGCCGATTAATGGACAAGATTGTTGAGCGTACTGGAGCTGAACACCTTAAGTCAGGCTTCTCTATCAGTGAAGCAATGTCTGAAAAAATCTTTATCATTCCTCCAGACCGTGTTCGTTACCTTGCCGAAATTTGTGAAGACTCTGCCAAGTACGATAGTTTTGTAGATGAGCAGGCGAACATTGCTCGCCGTATGTACCAGCTCAAAGGTACAATTGATCAATTGCGCGCCAATATTGGTAAAAAAACCATCGAGTTTGTCGAAGAGAGTGAAGAGGTTGTACACGCCATTGAACATGTACAAGGGGAGCCTGATTATTTGAAAGACCTCATTGATATGTACAATGACTTGGAGTCTCGCTTAGACAATGAGTGCAAGGCATCGCTCAAAGGCTGGGCAGACACCATTAAACGTTATAAAGCTGACAAATACCAGTTTCAGGTACGTGATAGAGTCATTGAACAAGATTTATATCACACTAGCTTGTCAGGTACTCGTGTGCCTAAGGTATCGTTGCCACGCTACCAAGATTGGGGCGATATTTTGCGTTGGATTCTTACCGAAAATGCTCCCGGTTTTTTCCCTTATTCGGCAGGAGTATTTCCTCTCAAGCGTCAGGGCGAAGACCCTACCCGTATGTTTGCTGGAGAGGGTGGACCAGAGCGTACCAACCGACGCTTCCATTATGTATCAAAGGGGCTTCCTGCCAAACGTTTATCTACTGCGTTTGACTCAGTAACCTTGTATGGAAACAATCCCGACCACCGTCCTGATATTTATGGTAAGATTGGTAATTCTGGGGTGAGTGTGGCTACTTTGGACGATGCCAAAAAACTATATTCTGGTTTTGACCTGTGTAATCCTAAAACTTCGGTGTCGATGACCATCAATGGCCCTGCGCCTATGTTGTTAGGTTTCTTTATGAACGCTGCCGTTGACCAACAATGTGAAATGTACATTAAAGAAAATGGGCTGGAAGCTGAAGTAGAAGCTAAAATTGAGAAAATCTATGCCGACAAAGGTGTAGAGCGTCCTCGCTACAACGGTGATTTGCCCGAAGGAAACGATGGCTTAGGATTGATGTTATTGGGGGTTTCGGGCGACCAGGTATTGCCCGCTGATGTATATGCGCAAATAAAAGCCAGTGCTATATCGAAAGTACGTGGAACAGTACAAGCTGATATACTCAAAGAAGATCAGGCACAAAATACTTGTATTTTCTCTACTGAGTTTGCCTTGCGTATGATGGGTGATATTCAGCAGTATTTTATTGACCATAAGATACGCAACTTCTACTCAGTGTCTATTTCTGGTTATCATATTGCCGAGGCAGGCGCCAACCCCATTACCCAGCTTGCGCTTACCTTGTCTAACGGCTTTACTTTCGTAGAATATTACCTCTCACGAGGAATGCATATCGATGATTTTGCCCCTAACTTTTCTTACTTCTTCTCAAACGGAATTGACCCTGAATATTCGGTGATTGGGCGAGTGGCTCGAAGAATCTGGGCAAAAGCCATCAAGCACAAGTATGGTGGAAACGAGCGTTCACAAAAGCTCAAGTATCATATTCAAACCTCAGGACGTTCTTTGCATGCCCAAGAGATTGGTTTCAACGATATTCGTACGACCCTTCAGGCATTGTATGCCATTTATGACAACTGTAACTCTTTGCATACCAATGCTTACGACGAGGCGATTACTACCCCTACTGAAGAATCGGTGCGTCGAGCAATGGCTATTCAGTTGATCATTAACCACGAGTTGGGACTTGCCAAAAATGAAAATCCGTTGCAAGGAGCATTTATTATTGAGGAACTCACTGACTTGGTAGAACAAGCCGTGCTGACCGAGTTTAAGTCTATCTCGGAGCGTGGTGGGGTGCTGGGCGCAATGGAGCGTATGTACCAACGTGCCAAGATCCAGGAAGAGTCTATGCATTATGAAATGAAAAAGCATACTGGTGAACTGCCATTGATTGGGGTAAACACTTTCCTTGATCCAAATGGTTCGCCTACCATTGTACCTGATGAAGTGATTCGTTCTACTACCGAAGAAAAAGAGTTTGCCATTACCACCCGCGATGCGTTTCACCAACGTAACGAGGAAATTGGTAAACAACGTTTGAAAGAGTTGCAGCAAACTGCCATAGAAAACGGGAATATGTTTGATGCTTTGATGGAAGCCGCTAAGGTTTGCTCATTGGGGCAAATGTCTGATGCTTTGTATGAAGTAGGTGGGCAGTACCGTAGAAATATGTAG